From one Shewanella sp. GD04112 genomic stretch:
- a CDS encoding glycosyltransferase family 39 protein, whose product MDALNRRFNSEDYYQVLWPLLLMSLLILLVGIGFRSPWPADEPRFVEVAREMVASGQWLFPTRGGEYYPDKPPVFMWAIALFYQLTGSLKLSFLLPNAFCGLLTVFLVYDLGARLWNVRVGRNAALLLLIVPQFLMQAKNAQIDAMVMCWITVGCYGLIRHFMLGPKWHWYFIGWAFMGLGVITKGVGFLPLLLLIPIGVYAFKDKTRFEGRLTWLCLAGPLAMLAVIACWLVPMVMTVQAHGTPEMVAYQNNILFKQTGERYVNAWHHIKPWYFFVLSVIPWMWFPISLLVVAYWKQWLQKVKADPTIAILLIWVGLVVLFFSISPGKRNVYILPALPMLALAASAVLTGVSPKAWFEKLVTGVLWFLGALVLVAGVLAFIHYPALVKALADYTDDLTGIGYLFIVLGVLWCALLWLARRQFALVKVGLVSALGWVLVSTWGYAMLDEMRTPRSLMLQTAEVIGEDAELGLVNFKEQFILFSPMSVTHFSYLAPVEEQERNAWQWMQENKQRYVLVPSGAELSCFDIKGGKSMGIAHRDEWILLSASELKPQCQAPEREYRYFTDHPGRWLKE is encoded by the coding sequence ATGGATGCATTGAATCGTCGTTTCAATAGCGAAGATTATTACCAAGTACTCTGGCCGCTGCTGTTGATGAGTTTGCTGATCTTGCTGGTTGGCATAGGTTTTCGTTCCCCTTGGCCCGCCGACGAGCCGCGGTTTGTTGAGGTCGCGCGGGAGATGGTTGCCTCGGGTCAATGGTTATTCCCTACCCGGGGCGGGGAATATTATCCCGATAAGCCGCCAGTATTTATGTGGGCGATTGCCCTGTTTTATCAACTCACAGGGTCGTTAAAACTCTCCTTCTTACTCCCCAATGCCTTTTGTGGCTTGCTGACGGTATTTCTTGTCTATGATTTGGGTGCCAGATTGTGGAATGTGCGGGTTGGCCGCAACGCTGCACTATTGCTCCTTATCGTGCCGCAGTTTTTGATGCAGGCGAAAAATGCCCAGATAGATGCCATGGTGATGTGTTGGATAACCGTAGGATGTTACGGATTAATCAGACATTTTATGCTTGGGCCTAAGTGGCATTGGTATTTTATTGGCTGGGCATTTATGGGGCTTGGGGTGATCACTAAGGGGGTTGGTTTCTTGCCCCTATTGTTGCTCATTCCGATTGGGGTTTACGCCTTCAAAGATAAGACCCGTTTCGAGGGCCGCTTAACTTGGCTTTGCCTCGCAGGGCCGTTGGCCATGCTGGCCGTGATTGCCTGTTGGTTAGTGCCAATGGTGATGACGGTTCAAGCCCATGGCACGCCCGAGATGGTGGCCTATCAAAATAATATTTTGTTTAAGCAAACGGGCGAGCGTTACGTCAATGCTTGGCACCATATCAAGCCTTGGTATTTCTTCGTGCTGAGCGTGATCCCTTGGATGTGGTTCCCGATTTCGTTGCTGGTGGTCGCCTATTGGAAACAGTGGCTGCAAAAGGTGAAAGCCGATCCTACCATCGCGATTCTGCTGATTTGGGTCGGGCTCGTGGTGCTGTTTTTCAGTATCAGTCCGGGCAAGCGCAACGTGTATATTCTGCCCGCATTACCTATGTTGGCCCTCGCGGCATCGGCGGTATTAACGGGTGTTTCACCCAAAGCTTGGTTTGAAAAACTAGTCACTGGTGTGCTGTGGTTTTTGGGGGCGCTCGTGTTAGTGGCTGGCGTGCTGGCATTTATCCATTACCCTGCACTTGTCAAAGCGCTGGCGGACTATACCGATGATCTCACTGGCATTGGTTACTTGTTTATTGTGCTCGGGGTGCTTTGGTGTGCCTTGCTGTGGCTGGCGCGTCGTCAGTTTGCCTTGGTTAAGGTGGGGTTAGTTTCCGCCTTGGGCTGGGTGCTGGTGAGCACTTGGGGTTACGCTATGCTCGATGAAATGCGCACCCCCAGAAGCCTGATGCTACAAACAGCCGAGGTGATAGGTGAGGATGCCGAACTTGGTTTAGTAAACTTTAAAGAGCAATTTATTCTGTTCTCGCCCATGAGTGTGACGCACTTTAGTTATCTTGCGCCGGTAGAAGAACAAGAGCGAAACGCGTGGCAATGGATGCAGGAGAACAAACAGCGTTATGTGTTAGTGCCTAGCGGTGCTGAGCTGAGTTGTTTCGATATCAAAGGCGGTAAGAGCATGGGGATTGCCCACCGTGACGAATGGATTTTGTTATCTGCGTCAGAGCTTAAGCCTCAGTGCCAAGCGCCAGAGCGTGAGTACCGTTACTTTACCGACCATCCAGGTCGTTGGTTAAAAGAGTAA